A window of Fibrobacter sp. UWB11 contains these coding sequences:
- a CDS encoding phosphatase PAP2 family protein, whose product MLNKIKDFDNRVSVYWTNRHFSRKVNGWLRFYVRLGDGYIWALFIAFLIWMIGVDGFLPILWQALVSLAMSLLIYEGVKLSTKRPRPFAANSQIKAEVPPLDKYSFPSGHTMNNLAVASTVFYCVPQYGWVMMLLPLTWGLLRVYFGVHWFSDIVCGFLLGILSFVLGHALWIPISAAIGG is encoded by the coding sequence ATGCTTAATAAAATTAAAGATTTTGATAACCGCGTTTCGGTTTACTGGACCAATCGCCATTTTTCGCGCAAAGTGAACGGCTGGCTCCGTTTTTATGTGCGTTTGGGCGATGGCTACATTTGGGCCTTGTTCATCGCATTTTTGATTTGGATGATTGGGGTCGATGGATTTTTGCCGATTCTTTGGCAGGCTCTTGTGTCGCTGGCGATGAGCCTTTTGATTTACGAAGGTGTCAAGCTTAGCACCAAGCGTCCGCGCCCGTTTGCTGCAAATTCGCAAATCAAGGCCGAAGTCCCGCCGCTTGACAAGTACAGTTTCCCGTCGGGCCATACGATGAACAACTTGGCTGTTGCTAGTACGGTATTTTATTGTGTGCCGCAATATGGCTGGGTCATGATGCTGTTGCCGCTCACGTGGGGACTTTTGCGCGTGTACTTTGGCGTTCATTGGTTCTCGGACATTGTCTGTGGATTCTTGCTTGGCATTTTGAGTTTTGTGCTTGGACATGCATTGTGGATTCCGATTTCTGCTGCAATTGGTGGCTAA
- a CDS encoding acetate/propionate family kinase: MRVLVLNCGSSSVKFAVIDTQTKESIASGLVENIGVNGHTKAKGPEGKIDFNFDCPTHAEAVDQVKKFLDAQKLTSTIEAIGHRVVHGGKYIKSEKVSQEVIDYIRSITLFAPLHEPAHATGMECATKFFPGLPQVAVFDTAFHQTMPQKAYLYGIPYKFYEKDGIRRYGAHGTSHRFVTAEACKVLGTKPEETCLITAHLGNGSSCSAILNGQCVDTTMGFTPLEGLIMGTRSGSLDPAILFYIAKKYGEEYGTIDKLDHLVNKESGLLGLSGLSNDMRTLTQAASEGNKQAQIALDVFCYRLTREIGGIAMALPRIDAIVFTGGIGENSFYVRKQALDNLKLLGYQVDEERNLKSGKESNHLITKDGTPKAIVVATNEELLIALDTEALVK; this comes from the coding sequence ATGCGCGTACTCGTTCTTAACTGCGGCAGCTCTTCTGTGAAATTCGCTGTCATCGACACCCAGACCAAGGAATCCATCGCAAGCGGCCTCGTCGAAAATATCGGCGTCAACGGTCACACCAAGGCCAAGGGCCCCGAAGGCAAGATTGACTTCAACTTCGACTGCCCCACGCATGCCGAAGCCGTCGATCAGGTCAAGAAGTTCCTCGACGCCCAAAAACTCACTTCTACAATTGAAGCCATCGGCCACCGCGTCGTGCATGGCGGCAAGTACATCAAGAGCGAAAAGGTCTCTCAGGAAGTCATCGACTACATCCGCAGCATCACGCTCTTTGCCCCGCTCCACGAACCGGCACACGCAACGGGCATGGAATGCGCCACCAAGTTCTTCCCGGGTCTTCCGCAGGTCGCCGTGTTCGACACGGCATTCCACCAAACCATGCCGCAAAAGGCTTACCTCTACGGTATTCCGTACAAGTTCTACGAAAAGGACGGCATTCGCCGTTACGGCGCTCACGGCACAAGCCACCGCTTTGTAACTGCCGAAGCTTGCAAGGTTCTCGGCACCAAGCCCGAAGAAACCTGCCTTATCACGGCTCACCTCGGTAACGGTTCTAGCTGCTCCGCTATTTTGAATGGCCAGTGCGTCGACACTACGATGGGCTTTACACCGCTCGAAGGCCTTATCATGGGTACACGTTCCGGCAGCCTCGACCCAGCAATCCTCTTCTACATCGCTAAGAAGTACGGCGAAGAATACGGCACCATCGACAAGCTTGACCACCTCGTGAACAAGGAATCTGGCTTGTTGGGCCTCTCTGGTCTTTCTAACGACATGCGTACTCTCACGCAGGCAGCAAGCGAAGGCAACAAGCAGGCTCAAATCGCTCTCGATGTGTTCTGCTACCGCCTCACTCGCGAAATCGGCGGCATCGCCATGGCTCTCCCGCGCATCGACGCCATCGTGTTCACGGGCGGCATTGGCGAAAACAGCTTCTACGTCCGCAAGCAAGCTTTGGACAACCTAAAGCTCCTCGGCTACCAAGTCGATGAAGAACGCAACCTCAAGAGCGGCAAGGAATCCAACCACCTCATCACGAAGGATGGCACGCCGAAGGCAATCGTCGTTGCAACAAACGAAGAATTGCTCATCGCTCTCGACACCGAAGCATTGGTGAAGTAA
- a CDS encoding Ig-like domain-containing protein, whose translation MKSLSLSLVMALAGVTMGHAATVWSFDKPTGNDVQPEKNWFSFAQGGSTTGKLVDTQEGYKQFTVALDLNSSEYSTGGFGFVWKSANNQDAPIDLSAYSGLCITYKADRPFRVDLKQTSVTDYNFYGIILPAQENFVSKYVDFQSFAQEGGWGTEVALDLTQQTAIQVNYKEGIAKNLEESDAERNKNTITFSAVSLGECETVVEESDLKLLEPYDKVQTVTMKETDSLKIPLSKIFAAKEGAEVTIATSLTVANILTKVKPEGAPTLSDDLVYVSRNLDKDTSLTLTVLALSGTESVKTQFNITITDEGEGPVGPTCPDDPECPDDPPPENHPTVVLDPYNVEATVFGMKEADTMKIALGDLFADEDNDNLTFVVEFSADLMKVLTPYDKATLKDTVKIIPFGVKKDTTFVVSVFATDGKSDLVQVNYIVTIEDSNTPPVAADTSYTVTEGESLIVPIVRGLAVIGFDADGDDFLVVPIDSTKHGKLTEFSQLGSFVYTPDSSFRGDDTLTYVLVETANHDMISNKATVVIHVEAINAKPTVTVADSTFLKDTLALDMEFDEDTVSQIKISTKALVFSDREVTEGTQKFTYKAVGTKIVATVDSVNASNYFISLKPVAKASGMASIFLYASDGKDSVGVTLYVKLVSPKDVAQAEKDEYTTFNDSTLTVDAKKGVLANDMYPEGVTKGMEAELAQKPAHGTLTLNKDGSFTYKPAEGFEGVDYFGYYAVINGTKSKAGVATIVVEKRNQLPTVVVKPETLDTTVTEDFPSSRALKYTKSVVASWFKDPEGDSLTYSAKSKDGKLKVEITDKGILEVNSAPDSTGKAYVVVTATDKKSGSKSFEFCVNITPVNDKPVLLHGDTAFVHGTNWSVKWNLDSLVKDVDGDKLTFSPNETSALAKYMTISMKGSELTVTAVKDLAFKEGNKYAIGVKVSDPSGMNVTIPLYVIVDEKRAGMKPQLAQPKNTWQNAVMAKRGSVAIMDMKGRVVWKAKLPVNPADVKSASAQVQGRKILRVNNQTWTIK comes from the coding sequence ATACCCAAGAGGGTTATAAGCAGTTTACTGTGGCATTGGACCTGAACTCTAGTGAATATAGCACTGGTGGCTTCGGATTCGTGTGGAAATCTGCGAATAACCAGGATGCTCCGATAGATCTCTCTGCTTATTCCGGTCTTTGCATCACGTATAAGGCCGATCGTCCGTTCCGTGTAGACCTGAAGCAGACCTCCGTGACGGACTATAACTTCTATGGCATTATTCTTCCGGCACAAGAAAATTTTGTGTCGAAGTACGTTGATTTCCAGAGTTTTGCCCAGGAAGGTGGCTGGGGTACTGAAGTTGCCCTGGATTTGACCCAGCAGACTGCTATCCAGGTGAACTACAAGGAAGGCATTGCAAAGAATCTTGAAGAAAGCGATGCCGAAAGAAACAAGAATACTATTACTTTTTCTGCCGTTTCCCTTGGTGAATGCGAGACCGTTGTTGAAGAGTCGGACCTCAAACTCCTCGAGCCGTATGACAAGGTCCAGACCGTGACCATGAAGGAAACTGATTCCTTGAAAATTCCTCTTTCGAAGATTTTTGCAGCGAAGGAAGGGGCTGAAGTAACGATTGCGACCTCTTTGACCGTTGCCAATATTTTGACGAAGGTCAAGCCCGAGGGTGCTCCGACTTTGAGTGACGATCTCGTCTATGTCTCGAGGAACCTTGATAAGGATACCTCTTTGACGCTTACCGTTTTGGCTTTGAGCGGAACGGAATCTGTAAAGACCCAGTTTAATATTACGATTACCGATGAAGGTGAAGGTCCTGTCGGCCCGACTTGCCCGGATGACCCGGAATGCCCGGATGATCCTCCTCCAGAGAACCACCCGACGGTTGTGCTTGATCCGTACAATGTCGAGGCAACTGTCTTTGGCATGAAAGAAGCGGATACGATGAAAATTGCGCTTGGCGATCTTTTCGCTGACGAAGATAATGACAATCTCACTTTTGTTGTAGAGTTTTCTGCTGATTTGATGAAAGTCTTGACGCCGTACGACAAGGCCACCTTGAAGGATACTGTTAAGATTATTCCTTTTGGTGTTAAGAAGGACACGACTTTTGTTGTTTCTGTCTTTGCGACGGATGGAAAATCGGACTTGGTCCAGGTCAACTATATTGTGACTATCGAGGATTCTAACACCCCGCCTGTTGCCGCAGATACTTCGTACACGGTTACGGAAGGTGAATCCTTGATCGTTCCGATTGTCCGCGGCCTTGCTGTGATTGGCTTTGATGCGGATGGCGATGACTTCCTTGTTGTGCCTATAGATTCGACCAAGCATGGTAAGTTGACTGAATTCTCTCAGCTTGGCTCGTTCGTCTATACGCCGGATAGCTCTTTCCGTGGCGATGACACGTTGACCTACGTTCTTGTGGAAACTGCAAACCACGATATGATTAGTAACAAGGCTACTGTGGTTATCCATGTGGAAGCAATTAATGCAAAACCGACGGTCACGGTTGCTGATAGCACGTTCCTCAAGGATACTTTGGCACTTGACATGGAATTCGATGAAGATACCGTGTCTCAAATCAAGATTTCGACCAAGGCTTTGGTCTTTAGCGATCGCGAAGTGACTGAAGGTACGCAGAAGTTCACTTACAAGGCTGTCGGAACGAAAATTGTTGCAACCGTTGATAGCGTGAATGCAAGCAATTACTTCATTTCTTTGAAGCCGGTGGCCAAGGCTAGTGGTATGGCTTCTATCTTCTTGTACGCATCTGATGGAAAGGACTCCGTGGGCGTAACTCTTTATGTAAAGCTCGTCTCCCCGAAGGATGTCGCTCAGGCAGAGAAGGACGAATACACCACGTTTAACGACAGCACTCTTACCGTAGATGCTAAGAAGGGTGTTCTTGCTAACGATATGTATCCGGAAGGTGTAACGAAGGGCATGGAAGCTGAACTTGCTCAGAAGCCTGCTCATGGTACGCTTACCCTTAACAAGGACGGTAGCTTTACTTACAAGCCGGCTGAGGGCTTCGAAGGCGTTGATTACTTTGGTTATTACGCCGTTATCAATGGCACTAAGTCTAAGGCTGGGGTTGCAACGATTGTGGTCGAAAAGCGCAACCAGCTCCCGACGGTTGTCGTGAAGCCAGAAACGCTCGATACGACTGTCACGGAAGATTTCCCGTCTTCGAGAGCTTTGAAGTACACGAAGTCTGTGGTTGCTTCTTGGTTCAAGGATCCGGAAGGCGATTCGTTGACATATTCCGCAAAGAGCAAGGATGGAAAGCTCAAGGTCGAAATTACGGACAAGGGTATTCTTGAAGTCAACTCTGCTCCGGATTCTACAGGCAAGGCTTATGTGGTCGTGACTGCAACCGATAAGAAGTCTGGTTCCAAGAGCTTTGAATTCTGCGTGAATATTACTCCGGTGAACGACAAGCCTGTGCTTTTGCATGGCGATACAGCATTTGTGCATGGCACAAACTGGAGCGTCAAGTGGAATCTTGATTCGCTTGTCAAGGATGTTGATGGTGACAAGCTTACCTTCTCGCCGAACGAAACGAGCGCCTTGGCAAAGTACATGACCATTTCTATGAAGGGTTCTGAGCTGACAGTGACTGCAGTCAAGGATCTCGCATTCAAGGAAGGTAACAAGTACGCTATCGGCGTTAAGGTTTCTGACCCGAGTGGCATGAACGTTACGATTCCTTTGTATGTTATCGTTGATGAAAAGCGCGCAGGCATGAAGCCGCAGCTTGCTCAGCCGAAGAACACTTGGCAGAATGCTGTGATGGCAAAGCGTGGAAGCGTGGCTATCATGGATATGAAGGGCCGTGTGGTCTGGAAGGCCAAACTCCCGGTGAACCCGGCTGATGTGAAGAGTGCTTCTGCTCAGGTTCAGGGGCGCAAGATTCTCCGCGTGAACAATCAGACCTGGACGATTAAGTAA